Proteins from a genomic interval of Panthera tigris isolate Pti1 chromosome A2, P.tigris_Pti1_mat1.1, whole genome shotgun sequence:
- the VGLL4 gene encoding transcription cofactor vestigial-like protein 4 isoform X3 — protein MLGDTSGSMSGSCGLPCSQGESKRGNKTANGDCRKDPRERSRSPIERAVAPTMSLHGNHLYTSLPSLSMEQPLALTKNSMDASRPAGIAPTLTPAERQQNRPSVITCASASTRNCNLSHCPIAHSGCVAAGPASYRRAPSSTTTCDPVVEEHFRRSLGKNYKEPEPAPNSVSITGSVDDHFAKALGDTWLQIKAAKDGASSSPESASRRGQPSSPSAHMVSHSHSPSVVS, from the exons ATGCTTGGGGACACATCTGGAAGCATGTCGGGAAGCTGTGGGTTACCCTGCTCACAAGGAGAAAGCAAGAGGGG GAACAAGACTGCCAACGGAGACTGCCGAAAAGACCCCCGGGAGCGCAGCCGCAGCCCCATCGAGCGTGCCGTGGCCCCCACCATGAGCCTTCACGGCAACCACCTGTACAcatccctccccagcctcagcaTGGAGCAGCCCCTGGCGCTGACCAAGAACAGCATGGACGCCAGCAGGCCGGCTGGCATCGCGCCCACGCTGACCCCTGCGGAGCGGCAGCAG AATCGGCCTTCGGTGATCACGTGCGCCTCGGCCAGCACCCGCAACTGTAACCTCTCGCACTGCCCCATCGCGCACAGCGGCTGCGTGGCGGCCGGGCCAGCCAGCTACCGGAGGGCCCCGAGCT CCACCACCACCTGTGACCCCGTGGTGGAGGAGCACTTCCGCAGGAGCCTGGGCAAGAACTACAAGGAGCCCGAGCCGGCGCCCAACTCGGTGTCCATCACGGGCTCCGTGGACGACCACTTTGCCAAAGCCCTGGGTGATACGTGGCTTCAGATCAAGGCGGCCAAGGATGGCGCATCCAGCAGCCCCGAGTCAGCCTCGCGCAGGGgccagccctccagcccctcgGCGCACATGGTCAGCCACAGTCACTCTCCCTCCGTGGTCTCGTGA